Within Nematostella vectensis chromosome 1, jaNemVect1.1, whole genome shotgun sequence, the genomic segment GTCTTATGAAGCCTAGCAACAGCTGGAAATGGAGCCTAATTAAGATGTTAACATGAAGAAATGAAAGAAGTACAAATAAGCTACAAAATCACCTTTAATGACCACTTCTGTACACTTTTATCAGGACAAAATGCCAGGTTATTTTTGTACATGTATTTACAAATGTCAtgttaattttcttttcaatactTGATTAGATTCTGTGCTCACTGTGAATCGACGTATCTGATAAATCCAACAATTCTTGTTGGTATGGGCAACTTACAATACAGACAGAACAATGGACAAACTAAAGGACACAAGACTAAATAGGTTAAACAAATAGACAAGAGACCTTGCAAAATTGTAAAACCTCCATATAAACGCCTTACTGGATTGTATCCCATATACATTATCTAATCCTTTTAGGCAATGACTTGCTTTTATAAGCAATTGCACAAATCTATGACACTTAAAATCCTAAATAAATTGTAATTACAACAGCATAACCAGAAACAACTTATACATCATTTTGTGTTATATTACTTTtctcataaatgcaaaattaaCTCTAAATTTCTCCATACAAATATCATAGATACAAGCCTAAGGAACATTTCCTGTGGCCAAATTTAAATTTGCTAATAATGTACAAATATATACAACTTTATTCCAATAATTTGTACATAAATGTTCTCAAAAATATACTCAAGCCTCtggaaacaaaaaatatgcaaaataCACAAATCTCAGAACTGAGTGGAAACATTATTTGTGGCAGCATAAATATGTTAAGAACAAGGCACTAAATGTGATGGAATCAAGAAGGGAAAAAAGGATCAGATGCAGTCAATTTAGAAAATTTCCTGGTCAGCCCtctttattgtaggctttgattCAGCATGATAAGAATAATTAAACTCTACCATGTTCCTCGTCACAAGTAGTGCTCAACATGCTCTTATCAGAAAACAGGCAAGGTGACATACCAAAAAAACTAATTTCCTCATGCAGAGAAGCAGTTGACAACTGAAACACATTTTAGCACAAGCCAGCTGTAATGCATAACTACAAAATATTCTTTTGCAAGGTTTctttttcaacattatttACGAGACCAGCCCTAAtgctataataataattctaCATGACCTGCAGTATTTTAGCAAACTCACCTACAAAACCAATTTCAAATAACAGCACCTTAACAGTACCACTATCCATGTTAATATGCAGCAATGAGCActtaatacaaaaaaatatataaaacaattaaaaacacCAAAACCTTACAACTGCTTCTAGTAAAACAACCAAAGTAATAGGGAGTCTTGATTGTAGTTCATGGAAATAGAAAAGAGGAAAAGCCCATGAGCTTGGATGGTACATGTTACCATGCCTGTCTTCCTTCCCACCCAACACATCACCAGGATGGAAAGAGTAGGTCTGTTCAATATTATAATACATACAATGGATTACGGCTTATTGATACTAATATAATGCTTTCTGTACAGATTGGATACTTGAATTATAACTATTAGCAACTACTCATTTCTGTTTCATTCCGAAAagaactctgaaaaaaaaaaggaaaacaaagttatttttaagcagcaaacaattattgaataaggttTTAGTGATATCCAGAATAATCAATGTTGAGAAAAGTGAAATCAGAATCAATGATCGATTCAGTAAACACACTTTCTAGGAAACATAATTTCTTCCTGATTTGCACAAAGGCCTCCACTTCTCATAATTGAATCTTTGCGCCCTAGGCCCAAGATGCATTGCGAGCGTAGAATCACTAATCTGCTAGCTGATAATTGGCTTGCTGTATCAGCTAGCTGATTAGTGAAGACCCTCAGAATGTGAGATTCTCAAATAAAGtgtctaagccaatcagaatcgacATAGTGAGCACAATGTACAATTAAAAAGTATTATACAACAAGCAATCAACTAAACACAACATTTTCTTTGAGTTGCTATGATCTGCCTTGAAAAAAACTAACAAAATTTTTAGTGCTTCTGTTTTTCTCATGAAGGATACAACATATTATACAACATATATTTCATTGATATTCAGAATAATCAATGTTGAGAAAAGTGAAATCAGAATCAATGATCGATTCAGTAAACACACTTTCTAGAAAACATAATTTCTTCCTGATTTGCACAAAGGCCTCCACTTCTCATAATTGAATCTTTGCGCCCTAGGCCCAAGATGCATTGCGAGCGTAGAATCACTAATCTGCTAGCTGATAATTGGCTTGCTGTATCAGCTAGCTGATTAATGAAGACCCTCAGAATGTGTGATTCTCAAATAAAGtgtctaagccaatcagaatcgacATAGTGAGCACAATGTACAATTAAAAAGTATTATACAACAAGCAATTAACTAAACACAACATTTTCTTTGAGTTGCTATGATCTGCCTTGAAAAAAACTAACAAAATTTTTAGTGCTTCTGTTTTTCTCATGAAGGATACAACATAATCGGCCATACTATGACAAGAATAGAATACCTTGCCTAAAATGTTTCTCACCAATAATGCTTGACAGCGTCCTCTGTGGGAGTGTCCAAAGTGTATTGCGAAGTTATCTAATGAGCTGTTAGATTCTGTAGTCTTCTTATAAACAGGATTGTCAAACGTCATAGTTCTGTGAGTACTTTAAGatagagaagaaaaaaaaaatgttagttTTGCATCCAAATTATAACAAATGTCAATTACAGAAGCAATTAAAAAAGATAAGAATCTTATCGGACAGAGAATCACTACCTAGCATGCAGAGGAAATgtacccccttccccaccccccaaaaataaaataataaataaacaaataataataaaatagtgTCTTGAGTGTAACTCACTTTCTTTGTATTCTTCTGTAGATTAGGCACCCAACAACAAGTGCAACGACAAGAATTATAACAATGACTCCAACAGCTATTCCTATTGTTGTACCTAAagaatgaaataaaaagcatCTTAGTTTCCTGCTGACAATGTTTTACTAGTCTGCCCTATATTTTAGTACAATATTATCAAATTGaatactagatacagtaacaTCAAATTTGTCCATACTCAGATCTTCTGCAGCTGTCTGTTCTTTACTGCTGTCATTTGGGTTTGGAATACCTCCATCCTGTTTTTTCAGCTCACAGTGTTTCCCATAGTAGGCAGGCGGACATCTGAAAATATTCAACACAACAAAATTTATGACTggtaaataacaaaaacaaggaATTATAGGATGTAAGCCCAGTAACTAGGCTCATGCAAGCCTACTTAAGTATGGAAGAACGTTTGTGTACTTACATGCATTCAGGTAGCTTATTTTCACCACTATCATGGCAAGTGCCATTATTAAAACAGAAGTTGGGTTGGCATTTGAAGGCAACTGGAAAATAGTAATTTACACATCACAGTTAAACAACTGCTATCTCAACTTTAAATTAATTCCTTGGTCCCAATGTAACAATTCAAAAGTCCTTTTTACTTAATTTACAATTTCCTTCTCTAACACACTAAGACAACAAGACACCTGAAATCTTCAGTCAAACAATGGTTTCCTTAATTTTTCATACAAATCCCAGCTGCAGGTCTGGTAATACAAGCATGACACAATTACTGACAAACTCACTGCCTTTTGCTGACCTGACAAACTTCTTGCAGGGGCAAACAGAATGAGACACCACAACAGCATCATCAACTGGGAAATGTTATAAAATATAGAGGTACTGAAGCGTGGATGTCTAGTGACAAGAAAACTGGTTTCTTACCTGATGTGTTGCAGGTAGCGCTGTCCTCTAACAGGTTGATGTTTGGGGGGCAATGACAGGTGTGTGATTTTGGGAGAGGAGCCAGCAGGCATGTATGGCTGCATCCTCCATTGTTTTCACCACATGGGTTGGAAACTAGCcaacaacaaaatgaaaaagaaaaacctcAGCAACAGGTGGCAGACTCCACCCAACAGAATATGTCATAAAAAGGTGACAGCTAATAAAGATTCACAAAGAAACAAGAACTAAGGGTTGAAAATGACCCTGTAAAAAGCCTTATAATATATAGCATGGATGGGGATGACACATTCTCTCCTCTAGTGGCATAATGTAATCACaggaattaggatactttgtcaacgatttctttataaaataaacaaaattaaatCCCCAATTTGTGTTGAATATTTAATGAAAGCGATAAAATATCTCTAACCTTTATCTGAAATGTCTCCTGCCTTCTGAGTTAGCGAAATCCTTTTTTAGTTGTctcttgttatatttctatttctcgTCTAAAAACCCTAGCGATCGTTGTTTTCAAGTCTCGAAACATTTGAATGGTACTGTGTAACCATAGCCTCTTTAGTGTTCGTGACAAGCCCGAGCCCTCTCCGAACCTAACTTTgtatttaggttctatataaaataaggAGGGAGTGAAACAACGCTCGATTCCATTGTACCaaaacctgcctagttacggccaatgttgttttgttggtatgagacatgattgattgacagctcaCTTTCTCTTTGAACTTATCGCGCCGCTGACACACACCTGAACATGCGACAAGTGAGTAGATCagggtttattttttaaatgtttctaCGGACCGTTGCATTTCTTTATCCAAAAAGTTAAATGGAAGCCGATCACCAgataataatttgatttgctCAATCCCCCTTCTCCACTTctccaataaaaataaaacactttgCCCTCCGTCAATAACTTGcaacattttcttttgttcCGGGTAAAAGTTCAAATTCATGTGGCAGTTATATGACATATTTCGCTATTTGAGCGGGAAAACATTGCTTTTTCCCGCCTAGACAAAATTAGCCCATGCACTATTAGCTATGCACATATTTACACTGATGGAGAAATTACAcagtagaataaaaaaattgaataataTTACCAATAGCCTCATTCAGATTTGTGTTTTTCTCCTGTTCCCACTGTGCCTACCCCACCACCTACATGTATGGGTTTTCTTCCCCTTGAAGGTAGTCCTTTTAGTTATTCTTTTATTGCAGTATCTACAATTATGTCTGTTATATCTAAAAGACTCACATTTGGGCTGTTTCTGCTGCTGGTAAACATGGATATCCATTGGTGAATAAAGCCCACTGCACACCAGAGATCTGTCCTTGCCATTGAACTTATTGGCCTTGTAAATAGACTCTTTGACCCAGTCTGTCCAGTAAATATAATCTTGGAATACAGTTATTGCAAATGGGTGGTGCACACTGTCACTGGTAATCACTCTTCTTGCTGTGCCGTCAAGATTGGCACACTCTATTGTGTGTTCTTTTGCATCTGCCCACCAAATCTTGTCTATCGTGTAATCAATGGTGAGGGCATTGGGCCAAAGGATGTTTGTGTTTACAATTTGGAGCCGTGTTTTAGGGTCACCATTCATTCCACAGCGTTCAATCTTTGGCTCTTCACCCCAGTCGGTCCAGAACATGTAtcttaaataaaagaaagaccTCCATAAAATGCATGCTATGAcaaaaagactacagacaaactGTAGAATACTGTAATTTTATGCCTGTGTAGTTTAGCTGACATTTCAAGCTACTTTGCTTGGACGAAGGAATAATGCCTAAAATGAAAGTGAAACTACAGTTCCCTGTTTTCATAGAGGCCTAAAACATACTATTAACGctgttttttttgcacatcattgagaaaaaaaaaaccaacataaccaaagttttttttgtttattgttgcACCTTGAAAAAACAACATTCTTATAGTACTTACCCAATAGCTGGGTACACAACAATTGCACGAGGCTCTTGTAAACCCGTAGTGATCAGCCGCATTCTCTCCCTGCCATCAAGATTAGCCACCTCAATCACATCAGTACCAGTGTCTGTCCAGTACAACTTCCTATTGACCCAGTCAACTGCGATACCATCAGGTGTAAGCAGAGACATGTTCACTATCGTCTCCACTGCCGAACCATTGTTTAAAGGAGCACTTTTAATGCTTGCCTCAATGACATCCGACCAGTAGATAACTCCAGTGGCAAAGTCATAGTCTAAAGCAATAGCTGCTCTCAACTTTGGAACCACTTGAGTGAAGTCAGAGGAGTCCATGACAAGCCGACGGATGTCCTGTCGGTTGGTGAATAACAGGAAGGGCTTGTCTCCTAGTGCCTTGCAAGTTTTTTTATCAGGTTCCAATCTATAGCCTTCCATACATGTACACTTGTAGCTGCCTTTGGAGTTGAAACACATCTGGCTACAAGATCCAGGAATAGCACATTCATCAACATCTgcagataaaaatatgatAGAGATTAGactaaattttttttccaagctTATTGCCTGATTGCGAATTGAAAATTGCAGTTATTCTGAAAATGCTCTTACCTCTACATGATTTGGGGTCATCTAGAGCCACCTTATACCCAGGCCGGCATGAACAGAAGTACCCTGTCTTAGTGTCATTGCAGTAATGCTGGCAGGGGCCATTGTTGTCCTTACATTCATTGATAACTGGGCAAATTACAGAAACATTAGAAAAAGCAGATTTGAAGGGTGGTTTGGCTACTATTATGGATATGTGTTTGATGGGTCAGGGACTTAATCCCAGAAGACTTGTAGGGCGGTTTGGTAGCTAAGGATGTGTGTTTAATGGTTTTTAACTTAACAGGGCCCTGATAAGAAGCTTAATGATGTTAGGGTTGGATTTCAATAGGGAAAGACATGTACGCTATATTTTTCATACGAATTCGAACATGTGGTTTCTGCAGCTGAAATTTAAGACACTTTAAGACAGATTTTAAAAATTGTGCATGGACTTGCACAAGTATCATACTTTCCTTAgtgacaaataaataaattaaagcaTAGAGTTTCTGAACATTTATCTGAAATTTTTGGATAATAAGAATTTTTAAGACCATCATCAAATCTTTTTTCCAAATTGAACATTTTAAGACTTTTTAAGGACCCACAGAAACCATGAACAAAAGCATAAAAGAGATATCACTGGCAAAAAGAATAAGGAAACTCTTGGCTGAGgtatattttagttttttgaGTATTGTACCATTTATAAACATGATGCCTTCCTGATTATCACCATCTAATAATATTCATTTCAGTATGTTTACTAGAAATACTGGtgattttattcaacacagATCAAATCGACCAGATACTTTAGGAGCCAAAAATGGTTTTAATATAAACAAATCTTGAAATCTACTAACTGCAAGTGGCTTTAAAGGACTTATTTGTACTTACAGCAATTATCAGGTTCATCAGCTGAATTAGTGCAATCAACGGAGCCATCACAAACTTTGCTTTCTGGAATACACTGCTTTGAGGACCCACATTGGAATTCACCATCTTTGCAGATACTGGGAGGCTTCGTAGCTAAAAGAGAAAACATCCCTTATAAGTTCAAACCTGGGGCCTTAGGCTGTACATTCTCCATACAGACCTCACTCTCAGTTAATAAGTAGTTAGTAAGCCCACATAACATTCAACAAGTTCTGAAACATCAGAAACATACTCCCCATGTCTTGACTAGGAACTGTTTCCATTTCAGAagaggtgagaggccccatatgctGATGCCCTTACATACTGAGCCACCTGTGACCCCACATCCAAATAACGGTTCCTTAGTACTTACGGCAATCAGCTTCATCACTGTTATCCAGGCAATCATTGTTGCCATTACATCTATCTCTCATTGGGATGCATCTCTTGTTAGCACAAGTGAACTGACTAATATGGCAGGCAGAGGAGTCTAAATCATGGTAGAGAATAGAACAACTTGTTGGTATTAATTTAAACTTGTTGGAATTGATCCAAGAACAGAGGCTTCTCTAATATGAAATACTTTTTagaaaagaattttttttggaGAGTAAGTCTGTCAGCCTCCATTTTATCTtcctaaaaaaattgaaaatcttCCATTTCACTGGCTGAGTTGGGGAAGCTATTCTGATATTTTAAACTTAGTAAATGAGGTAGAagactttgttttttttgaaGGTCATTTGGATATTTTATCCAGTGTCTTTCAATACTGagtgaaaataataacaaagaagTGGTTAACAAGGGCTCAAATAGCATCAGCTAAGCAACCACAAGCTTGGAAGCATTGTGTGAGTCTGAAGTAATAACTGCTATGATATGCTATATTTTGCCTTGTAAACAGGGATGTGTCACATTGGTGGCATTAATTTCTGTGCACACTTCATGTTAACATCATGGCTTTAGACTGAAAAGTACTTACGACAGTTGTTTTCATCAGATTTGTTTAGGCAGTCAAACTCCCCATCACACACCCAGCTCTTATGAATACACTCCCCCGTTGAGCACTGGTACTCTGAGGACTTGCAGTACTGGGAGCTATTTGGGCAGTTGATCTCATCTGAATTATCGGCACAGTCTCTATCACCATCACACCGCCATCTACTCAGGATGCAGCGCTTATCAGCACAGGTAAACTCATTTGGACGACATGTGTGTGGTGCTAAAAAGAGGAGAGAAGTTGACTATGTGGAAAGCACAGCATTGCCAATTCTTGCTGAAAGGATCAAAATatagtaaacaaacaaaagcttGTGACTTACGACAATGGTTTTCATCAGAGAAATCACCACAATCATTATCTTGATCACAGACCCACTGCTGTGATATACATCTCCCATTGCCGCAGGAAAACTCATGAGGCGCACATGTCTTGTTACCTAGAGAGAATAGAACAAAATAAGTGTGTGTAAACACTCTTTCAATCTATTCGTAATGGAGCTGATTCCATTTTAACACCGAGAACTCCCCAATTAAGAAACCAACCCACAACAGAATCAACCCTACGTAATCATAGTGTATTTGTGTTGCAAGATATTTTCCTCAGGTAGGTTAGATGCTTACAGTAGATGGTACTTCTGAAGGGGGATTGTGAACCCCtttctcttaaaaaaaaactactggtACATCCAAGAAAAAAGCTGTACTAGTACTAATGATGGCTATAATCAGTCAAAAGAACAAAGATGAACTCACCACAATTTAACTCATCTGTTCCATCACCACAGTCATCATCCTGATCACACACCCATCTCTTGACAACGCAGATGCCATTACCACAGGTGATCTCATTCTCAGAACATGTCATTGTTGCTAAAAATCAAGAATTAAACTCACTTAACCACAATGCTCTATATCACATGAAATATCCTCACCCTTGAGCAGGGCTGAAGCATTTATATGATGCATTTTAACATGAAACGAAATGTTTTTGTATAGAAAAAATTAACACTGCGAAACATGATCAAATGTTCTTCACATGCAACTTTCTTGTAGTACTGAGCTATCACGCCAGCCACAATTTACCCTTACTTACATATACAAACTATTCAAAATGGGTGGTAAAACAGTCATTTTATAAATCATTAAAAAGTGAAGTAAAGTCCTCTAatcattatttgtttttattcttaaaAGAGCCTTGCAAATCTGTGTGTCTCATACAGGGTAGCGTTGCCAAGGTTAACACAACATATCTAATTTTCTCACTAAGTTCTGttccaaacaaaacaaaacaaatgagcTACCTAGTATCAAGTAAATCAAAGGTAGATGAAGCGGAGAGCATTCTCAATCCAATTATTGGACCCATTTCTAAAATTTGACTTGAATACAAACAAACAGGATGACTTTATGCCAATGTTTCACATACCACAGGAATTTCTTTCATCACTGCCATCATGACagtcatcatctttatcacacACCCACCGCCTGGGTATACACCGGCCATTTGTGCACCGGAACTGGGTGTCTGGATTGCATGTTGCCTTTGCTGtggataaaagaaaaaaaaaaagttcttaGTATTTGGGTTCCTTCACATAGAAAATGCATATATTGTATATTCTACATAAACAGTCCACAAGGTGTGAAGAGTGCAGATACCAGTTTATTGTAGATGATAAACATAATCTGTCATCTATAGATACAATGCAAATCTAGACTATAGAAACAATATAATCTCCACGCATTttctggcaaaaaaaaaaaatggagaaAACTGGAAATGAaatcctggaaaaaaaatatataatatgcaatattggTAAGGTTAAGTAAAAGGTAAATGTAATTAGCTAAAGATAAAAGCATAATGGAAAAATGGGAAAAGTACAATGTGCAAATTCCAAACACCAAACATACCTAAACATATTTATTGAATCACTTAATTTCTAGAGGCCTTTCATAAACAAAGAAATGCTTCATAAAAATGTCAAGTAAATTTTGACGTAATATAATAGTCATCCATAGTACTTTCCAGTTCTAACTGACTGGTTGAATGCTGAGAAATTTCCTACTGATATATATACTTCATAAAAATGCAAACTTTGGACCTAATGTGGTAGTTGTTCTAGTATTTTCCAGTTCTATCAAAACTGACCatttataaatttataaatACTTTCATCAATCTTATATCAGCATGACTAGAGAAGACAACAACTGAAAGAGTTAATCTACTCCCACCAAGGTATGATTTTAAAACGgaataaaatcaaaacaaagaaGAGAGAAATCAATAGGTTTTTCTGTTATCTTATTGTAGAAAACCAATTTCCTGAGAAGCAGGGTCAAGATGCATGTCAACAGTTAGGTGCCAATTTCACTGCTTGCCTCAAGTTATTGTCCTTTCCCTTTCCTGTGGGTATTTCACCCTGGTATTAAGCTTATATCTCTAAGCATACAACTGGCTTGTAAATGATAGGTCAGAGAAATAAGGAATGCTGGGACAGTTATTTGAAAAATGTCATAGCTGTGCGGGGCATGTGTCTGTCATCCTTACCACTGGCAATAAACCAAATCCAACAATGCTTATCTATGACCTTTAGGTTCTAATCTGTGTGATAACAAGATTTTCCATGAGGGATACAAAAGGGAGGTAGATCACTTTTAGGAGGACAGTACACGAGACCAGGAGGGGGGCAGTAATAAAACACAATTATCGGAAAATGGGAATACTGACTACTTTACCTACAAATAAGGAAGATATAGAGATTTCATATCAATATGTATGTAGACCCATTGAGGTTTGTAAACAGATTAAAACTATTACAAAATTAATGATAGATGCTAAAAATAAAGCTATGAACAAGAATTACTTATTATACAACTACAAATTAAGTAGATGTCAAATTGAATAATACATCTGAACTATAACATTTTCCATCAATACTGTAGCTACTAAGCAGGCTGAACTATGTAATACTAACTTGTGGAAAACTGAATCACTGTATGAAAAACAAGAGCTGCCAATATATTTCAGAAAACATTTTCAGATTATCTTTCTAAgcgtataaaaatatatactaaaaaaattaaGTGATATTGTTCTAGATAATGGCAATGgtgtaattattataaaaatatatatatatattatctaGACAATTTCATACCCATGATTTTGGTGATGTTCATTTACACAAATATACTCAAATCTGCACCCAAAGAGTATGCAGGGAAACGAAGAAAAAACGCCTCCGTCACTAGCTTGCCGTGACAAGAACTACGGGGGCGGTTTTCAAAATCTTTTGTTCTCTGGCGACTGAAAACGTGTGAAGGGAGAAAGCCATTGGCTGAGCAACGAGGGAAGGTATTTGTAGAGCAGCCGTCGAGCGAGTATGTAAATCAGAACAACAAAGCCGTGGAAAGAGTGACACGGAATTCTCGAAAATTAAAGCATTTATTAGAAAATATAGCTTTTGCCTTGAAATTCACAGAATAATAGCCCCAATATATCAGGTTT encodes:
- the LOC5520301 gene encoding low-density lipoprotein receptor-related protein 8 isoform X1, which encodes MITNTQAVQKSAFIVKEVQRMPRLRGEVTVFWLVLVAGFIAGTKERQFVCKNNEFTCVNTQKCIAATWKCDGEDDCGDNSDEINCPKATCNPDTQFRCTNGRCIPRRWVCDKDDDCHDGSDERNSCATMTCSENEITCGNGICVVKRWVCDQDDDCGDGTDELNCGNKTCAPHEFSCGNGRCISQQWVCDQDNDCGDFSDENHCPPHTCRPNEFTCADKRCILSRWRCDGDRDCADNSDEINCPNSSQYCKSSEYQCSTGECIHKSWVCDGEFDCLNKSDENNCHSSACHISQFTCANKRCIPMRDRCNGNNDCLDNSDEADCPTKPPSICKDGEFQCGSSKQCIPESKVCDGSVDCTNSADEPDNCFINECKDNNGPCQHYCNDTKTGYFCSCRPGYKVALDDPKSCRDVDECAIPGSCSQMCFNSKGSYKCTCMEGYRLEPDKKTCKALGDKPFLLFTNRQDIRRLVMDSSDFTQVVPKLRAAIALDYDFATGVIYWSDVIEASIKSAPLNNGSAVETIVNMSLLTPDGIAVDWVNRKLYWTDTGTDVIEVANLDGRERMRLITTGLQEPRAIVVYPAIGYMFWTDWGEEPKIERCGMNGDPKTRLQIVNTNILWPNALTIDYTIDKIWWADAKEHTIECANLDGTARRVITSDSVHHPFAITVFQDYIYWTDWVKESIYKANKFNGKDRSLVCSGLYSPMDIHVYQQQKQPKFSNPCGENNGGCSHTCLLAPLPKSHTCHCPPNINLLEDSATCNTSVAFKCQPNFCFNNGTCHDSGENKLPECICPPAYYGKHCELKKQDGGIPNPNDSSKEQTAAEDLSTTIGIAVGVIVIILVVALVVGCLIYRRIQRNTHRTMTFDNPVYKKTTESNSSLDNFAIHFGHSHRGRCQALLSSFRNETEMSSC
- the LOC5520301 gene encoding low-density lipoprotein receptor-related protein 8 isoform X3, translating into MPRLRGEVTVFWLVLVAGFIAGTKERQFVCKNNEFTCVNTQKCIAATWKCDGEDDCGDNSDEINCPKATCNPDTQFRCTNGRCIPRRWVCDKDDDCHDGSDERNSCATMTCSENEITCGNGICVVKRWVCDQDDDCGDGTDELNCGNKTCAPHEFSCGNGRCISQQWVCDQDNDCGDFSDENHCPPHTCRPNEFTCADKRCILSRWRCDGDRDCADNSDEINCPNSSQYCKSSEYQCSTGECIHKSWVCDGEFDCLNKSDENNCHSSACHISQFTCANKRCIPMRDRCNGNNDCLDNSDEADCPTKPPSICKDGEFQCGSSKQCIPESKVCDGSVDCTNSADEPDNCFINECKDNNGPCQHYCNDTKTGYFCSCRPGYKVALDDPKSCRDVDECAIPGSCSQMCFNSKGSYKCTCMEGYRLEPDKKTCKALGDKPFLLFTNRQDIRRLVMDSSDFTQVVPKLRAAIALDYDFATGVIYWSDVIEASIKSAPLNNGSAVETIVNMSLLTPDGIAVDWVNRKLYWTDTGTDVIEVANLDGRERMRLITTGLQEPRAIVVYPAIGYMFWTDWGEEPKIERCGMNGDPKTRLQIVNTNILWPNALTIDYTIDKIWWADAKEHTIECANLDGTARRVITSDSVHHPFAITVFQDYIYWTDWVKESIYKANKFNGKDRSLVCSGLYSPMDIHVYQQQKQPKFSNPCGENNGGCSHTCLLAPLPKSHTCHCPPNINLLEDSATCNTSVAFKCQPNFCFNNGTCHDSGENKLPECICPPAYYGKHCELKKQDGGIPNPNDSSKEQTAAEDLSTTIGIAVGVIVIILVVALVVGCLIYRRIQRNTHRTMTFDNPVYKKTTESNSSLDNFAIHFGHSHRGRCQALLSSFRNETEMSSC
- the LOC5520301 gene encoding low-density lipoprotein receptor-related protein 8 isoform X2, with translation MSEAHCTYFISAFIVKEVQRMPRLRGEVTVFWLVLVAGFIAGTKERQFVCKNNEFTCVNTQKCIAATWKCDGEDDCGDNSDEINCPKATCNPDTQFRCTNGRCIPRRWVCDKDDDCHDGSDERNSCATMTCSENEITCGNGICVVKRWVCDQDDDCGDGTDELNCGNKTCAPHEFSCGNGRCISQQWVCDQDNDCGDFSDENHCPPHTCRPNEFTCADKRCILSRWRCDGDRDCADNSDEINCPNSSQYCKSSEYQCSTGECIHKSWVCDGEFDCLNKSDENNCHSSACHISQFTCANKRCIPMRDRCNGNNDCLDNSDEADCPTKPPSICKDGEFQCGSSKQCIPESKVCDGSVDCTNSADEPDNCFINECKDNNGPCQHYCNDTKTGYFCSCRPGYKVALDDPKSCRDVDECAIPGSCSQMCFNSKGSYKCTCMEGYRLEPDKKTCKALGDKPFLLFTNRQDIRRLVMDSSDFTQVVPKLRAAIALDYDFATGVIYWSDVIEASIKSAPLNNGSAVETIVNMSLLTPDGIAVDWVNRKLYWTDTGTDVIEVANLDGRERMRLITTGLQEPRAIVVYPAIGYMFWTDWGEEPKIERCGMNGDPKTRLQIVNTNILWPNALTIDYTIDKIWWADAKEHTIECANLDGTARRVITSDSVHHPFAITVFQDYIYWTDWVKESIYKANKFNGKDRSLVCSGLYSPMDIHVYQQQKQPKFSNPCGENNGGCSHTCLLAPLPKSHTCHCPPNINLLEDSATCNTSVAFKCQPNFCFNNGTCHDSGENKLPECICPPAYYGKHCELKKQDGGIPNPNDSSKEQTAAEDLSTTIGIAVGVIVIILVVALVVGCLIYRRIQRNTHRTMTFDNPVYKKTTESNSSLDNFAIHFGHSHRGRCQALLSSFRNETEMSSC